Proteins from one Anopheles nili chromosome 2, idAnoNiliSN_F5_01, whole genome shotgun sequence genomic window:
- the LOC128727535 gene encoding zinc finger protein 248-like, whose product MQQNLKQHMLVHTGEKKHVCPVCHKAFSQKGNLTYHMNQHSGKRLFTCDQCDKTYTDPQSLRSHKITHTNERKFRCEICDETFKYRSSLVMHVRCHTQDKRFPCSECGSSFITSSGLKKHTRTHTGERPYPCAECGKSFKSSNNLSLHKLSHTKERRFQCDVCESWFSYKNVLKTHMNIHLRTSSLQHGDKKEIKRHDELE is encoded by the exons ATGCAGCAGAACTTGAAGCAGCATATGCTCGTACATacaggagagaaaaagcacGTTTGCCCCGTCTGCCATAAAGCCTTTTCGCAGAAAGGCAATTTAACGTACCACATGAACCAGCACTCTGGAAAGCGCCTCTTCACGTGCGATCAATGCGATAAAACGTATACGGATCCTCAGTCACTACGATCACACAAG ATTACACACACGAATGAACGTAAATTTCGGTGCGAAATATGCGACGAAACATTCAAATACAGAAGCTCTCTGGTTATGCATGTACGTTGCCACACTCAAGACAAGCGGTTTCCTTGCAGCGAATGTGGGAGCTCATTCATTACCAG TTCGGGCTTGAAAAAGCACACGCGAACACACACTGGAGAACGACCGTATCCCTGTGCCGAATGTGGGAAATCCTTCAAATCGTCCAATAATTTAAGCTTGCACAAACTTTCCCACACCAAAGAGCGTCGATTCCAGTGCGACGTCTGTGAGAGCTGGTTTAGCTACAAAAACGTCCTGAAAACGCACATGAACATTCATCTAAGGACTAGTAGTTTGCAACACGGTGATAAAAAGGAGATTAAAAGGCATGACGAGCTTGAATAA
- the LOC128731770 gene encoding kielin/chordin-like protein translates to MWNSITATGLLVISIAALCHGACDEPCPPPPKHYAELGCKPIVAEGQCCPKRYECPELTDRDGNKCYFNGNVYAPGAKLAQADQEVHSCSPACFCSNFTEPAAFQCASIDCFEFLEPSKEECIHQYTLHGCCAHNTVCGKEKLEKLAQCYLDGKQYYEGQRMYPKDEPCKFCYCQSGFDNSTIADNANCHETKCGLELHAGNRIGMGCIPIYFGNHRCCPISWKCPSDSDSVIVEGRTEVESEPDMRCKFGKLTLNKGDGITSDDKCVECKCTVPPLAHCIQREDC, encoded by the exons ATGTGGAACAGCATCACCGCCACCGGTCTGCTGGTCATCTCGATTGCAGCATTGTGCCACG GTGCGTGCGATGAACCGTGTCCTCCACCGCCAAAACATTATGCCGAGCTCGGTTGCAAACCCATCGTCGCCGAAGGACAGTGCTGCCCGAAAAG GTACGAGTGTCCCGAGCTAACCGATCGTGATGGCAACAAGTGTTATTTCAACGGAAACGTGTACGCACCTGGCGCGAAGCTGGCTCAAGCTGACCAGGAAGTGCACTCCTGCTCACCGGCTTGTTTTTGCTCGAA TTTCACCGAACCGGCCGCGTTCCAGTGTGCCAGTATCGATTGTTTCGAGTTCCTGGAACCGTCCAAGGAGGAGTGTATTCATCAGTACACGCTGCACGGGTGTTGTGCGCATAACACCGTCTGTGGAAAGGAGAAGCTCGAGAAGTTAGCCCAGTGTTATCTGGATGGGAAGCAGTATTACGAGGGCCAGCGGATGTACCCGAAGGATGAACCGTGCAAGTTCTGCTACTGTCAGTCTGGCTTCGATAACAGCACGATCGCGGATAATGCCAACTGCCACGAGACGAAGTGCGGGCTTGAGCTGCACGCTGGTAACCGGATTGGGATGGGTTGTATTCCCATCTACTTTGGCAACCATCGGTGCTGTCCGATCTCGTGGAAGTGCC CCTCCGACAGCGATTCTGTGATCGTCGAGGGACGTACCGAGGTGGAGTCGGAACCGGATATGCGATGCAAGTTTGGTAAACTGACGCTGAACAAGGGAGACGGCATTACCAGTGATGACAAGTGCGTAGAGTGCAAGTGCACGGTGCCACCGTTGGCGCATTGCATCCAGCGGGAGGATTGTTGA